The following proteins come from a genomic window of Legionella cherrii:
- a CDS encoding type IV secretion IcmS family protein has product MERDISKSMSVIAASLNAKFYLNDRFVSYEEVFADTGLLPAIAKRADQLCSLCLGYGLGATFDEAEGALLGLRVVFDEVTPNVLRLLCMTDVLNELIQGGPSRDYTPLDELMYD; this is encoded by the coding sequence ATGGAGAGAGATATTAGCAAAAGCATGTCAGTTATTGCTGCAAGTTTAAACGCAAAATTCTATCTTAATGATAGATTTGTAAGTTACGAGGAGGTTTTTGCCGATACAGGTTTGTTACCTGCAATTGCTAAACGAGCAGATCAATTGTGTTCCCTATGCCTTGGATATGGATTAGGGGCTACATTTGATGAGGCAGAAGGTGCTTTGCTTGGACTTAGGGTTGTTTTTGATGAGGTAACACCTAATGTGTTACGTTTATTGTGTATGACTGATGTGCTAAATGAGTTGATTCAAGGCGGACCAAGTCGTGACTATACCCCTTTAGACGAGTTAATGTACGACTAG
- the icmT gene encoding IcmT/TraK family protein — protein MAGFAETAHWRDSARSARFFIVDARAAFPIFLFLMHIRIWTGILVLISAVFFGIIEHYGFTVPVFLRWIRSTLAGSLKSSKPWWR, from the coding sequence ATGGCAGGGTTTGCTGAAACAGCACATTGGAGAGATTCTGCTCGTAGCGCTCGGTTTTTTATAGTTGATGCTCGAGCTGCATTTCCTATATTTTTATTTCTAATGCACATTAGAATATGGACAGGCATACTGGTTTTAATCTCAGCAGTTTTTTTTGGGATCATTGAGCATTATGGTTTTACTGTGCCGGTTTTTTTAAGGTGGATAAGAAGTACTTTAGCGGGATCACTTAAGTCTTCAAAACCATGGTGGCGATGA
- a CDS encoding cold-shock protein, whose amino-acid sequence MAKGEVKWFNNAKGWGFIIPENGGDDIFVHFSSIHGTGYKTLVPGQVVNYDVETGEKGLHAANVIVLNENADAEMA is encoded by the coding sequence ATGGCTAAGGGTGAAGTGAAATGGTTTAATAATGCCAAAGGTTGGGGTTTTATTATTCCAGAAAATGGTGGGGATGATATTTTTGTTCATTTCTCGTCAATTCATGGCACAGGGTATAAAACATTAGTTCCAGGACAAGTAGTCAACTACGATGTAGAAACCGGTGAAAAAGGTCTACACGCAGCTAATGTGATTGTGCTCAATGAGAATGCTGATGCTGAAATGGCTTGA
- the hemH gene encoding ferrochelatase, giving the protein MKRGLLLINLGTPNSPEISSVRSYLREFLTDKRVIDLPALLRYILVYAFILPFRTKRSAHAYQSIWTEQGSPLLFHSQNLVDQIQKEVGPENKAVLGMRYGKPSIETALDQLKSCESITILPLYPQYSSAANGSSIEEALRIIGTWDLIPSISIISDFFQHPAYLKAQAQIINPFLQEQTHVLFSYHGIPERQITKSSCKSICTQSCPALTDDIHRCYRAQCYETSRLLANELGLSADNYSTAFQSRLGKTPWVKPYTDEVLAELIAKGIKKLIICCPSFVADCLETLEEIGIRLQEQWTALGGQELIVIPSMNTDPSWIKAIITMTNIQSDSQFSNIL; this is encoded by the coding sequence ATGAAGCGTGGTTTGTTACTTATCAATCTTGGCACCCCTAACAGTCCAGAAATCTCGTCTGTCAGGAGTTATTTACGCGAATTTCTTACCGACAAACGGGTTATTGATCTGCCTGCTTTGCTTCGCTATATATTGGTATATGCGTTCATTTTACCGTTCCGAACAAAACGTTCTGCTCATGCCTATCAATCCATATGGACTGAGCAAGGTTCTCCATTACTATTCCATAGCCAGAATTTAGTGGACCAAATACAAAAAGAAGTGGGACCAGAAAATAAAGCGGTTCTTGGCATGCGCTACGGAAAACCATCCATTGAAACCGCTTTAGATCAGTTAAAATCTTGTGAGTCGATTACTATTTTGCCCTTATACCCACAATACTCATCAGCAGCTAATGGATCATCTATAGAAGAAGCCCTACGCATCATCGGCACCTGGGATCTCATCCCATCAATCAGCATTATAAGTGATTTTTTTCAACATCCAGCGTATCTGAAAGCACAAGCTCAAATCATTAACCCTTTCCTTCAGGAACAAACCCATGTTCTCTTTAGCTATCATGGGATCCCCGAACGACAAATCACTAAAAGCAGTTGTAAATCAATTTGTACCCAATCTTGCCCTGCCTTAACAGACGATATCCACAGATGTTACAGAGCCCAATGTTATGAAACGAGCCGTTTATTGGCTAATGAACTGGGTTTATCTGCAGATAACTACAGTACTGCTTTTCAATCAAGACTGGGAAAAACACCCTGGGTAAAACCTTATACCGATGAGGTTCTTGCTGAATTGATTGCGAAGGGAATTAAAAAATTAATTATTTGTTGTCCCTCATTTGTTGCTGACTGTTTAGAAACTCTTGAAGAAATAGGAATTCGTCTCCAAGAACAATGGACAGCACTAGGAGGTCAAGAATTAATTGTCATTCCGAGTATGAATACGGACCCTTCCTGGATCAAAGCCATAATCACAATGACAAATATACAATCAGATTCTCAATTTAGTAACATCTTGTGA
- a CDS encoding glutathione S-transferase family protein — protein MIKLYQFPSAWSLPNPSPFCMKLETYLRMAKLPFETVSVIDPRRAPKKKLPVISDDGRKIADSGFIIDYLQQKYGDPLDRHLTSAQKAEAVAVRRMLEEHLYWVIVYSRWIDDRYWPTTKEAFFGHLKQPLSYIVPKLIQRKIRQDLYRQGLGRHTTTEVYQLGIADLDAVSILLEEGEFFMGNEPTSIDACVYAFLQSIIQPPIPSPLQEYAQSHPRFLGYCARMTKMFYPELN, from the coding sequence ATGATAAAACTCTATCAATTTCCCTCTGCGTGGTCGCTTCCTAATCCCAGCCCATTTTGCATGAAATTAGAAACTTATTTGCGAATGGCGAAACTTCCTTTTGAAACGGTATCCGTTATTGATCCGCGAAGAGCGCCAAAGAAGAAATTACCAGTCATTAGTGATGATGGAAGAAAAATCGCCGATAGTGGTTTTATTATCGATTATTTGCAACAAAAATATGGTGATCCTTTGGACCGTCATTTAACTTCGGCTCAAAAAGCAGAAGCAGTGGCAGTAAGGCGTATGCTTGAAGAACATTTATATTGGGTGATTGTTTATTCACGCTGGATTGATGATCGATATTGGCCAACCACTAAAGAGGCTTTTTTTGGTCATCTTAAACAACCACTTTCTTACATTGTCCCTAAATTAATTCAAAGAAAAATTCGCCAGGATCTTTATCGACAGGGCTTAGGTCGACATACAACTACAGAAGTTTATCAATTAGGTATCGCTGATCTGGATGCTGTCAGCATTCTATTGGAAGAAGGTGAGTTTTTTATGGGGAATGAGCCTACGAGTATCGATGCTTGTGTATACGCATTTCTGCAAAGTATCATCCAGCCGCCTATCCCTTCTCCATTACAAGAGTATGCTCAATCACATCCACGCTTTCTAGGTTATTGTGCGCGTATGACCAAAATGTTTTATCCTGAGCTAAACTAA
- a CDS encoding FAD-dependent oxidoreductase, with the protein MPNILVIGGGTGLTTAYMLENVMGFNVTLAEKSERYGGHINSLDFGDHGIAEGGAEFIGAPESYPNVHKLFSMLGVKLKRFELNADLHKVSIEHGKEDHLVLPPVYHSAEKNKHSFSEFFSCFSPDDESQKEIRIDFGTLLNKFSDLLKLEWEILRAEHEREPDDIHEVQTLEEFMEGFKKKNMGFKEEEIDDFSNRILYPIVGAAWGIPISEAKKFCAFYAMNYLALSKDWYDAPRGLSSYMEAMKTQCNNLDMRLNTEVTKLIAITDSKSIKYQAMLRDGTLMKTKKGEPMLFDDVVISTPAYATAAILPDDIDAQDMQDLKKALKNVRYYDTTLAFHLDSLYAPPRGTVVHTRVEGDLAANTAQKDWKAKNGATPVKKTWVLPGQPMPNNILKTEHYKHPFMDKNYFIAQQKLHTMQKKYGLYFGGILGWKGDSHEDATIAALQAARSIHLKHDRAPAANWRLQNFLDENSYVIERNNQLSVDEVNKRTCTLF; encoded by the coding sequence ATGCCAAATATTCTGGTTATTGGTGGTGGAACAGGGCTAACAACAGCTTATATGTTAGAAAATGTAATGGGGTTTAACGTCACTTTAGCAGAAAAAAGTGAACGTTATGGCGGTCATATTAACAGTCTGGATTTTGGTGACCACGGCATAGCAGAAGGTGGCGCTGAGTTCATAGGTGCGCCAGAAAGCTATCCTAATGTTCATAAATTATTTTCTATGTTAGGTGTTAAGCTAAAACGCTTTGAGCTTAATGCGGACCTGCATAAAGTCAGTATTGAGCATGGCAAAGAGGATCACCTCGTTTTACCTCCTGTGTACCATTCTGCAGAAAAAAATAAGCATTCCTTTTCTGAGTTTTTTAGTTGTTTTTCCCCTGATGATGAATCACAAAAAGAAATACGCATTGATTTTGGCACTTTATTAAATAAATTTTCTGACCTGTTGAAATTGGAATGGGAAATTCTGCGTGCAGAACATGAAAGAGAGCCTGATGATATTCATGAGGTTCAAACACTTGAAGAGTTTATGGAAGGATTTAAGAAAAAAAACATGGGCTTTAAAGAAGAGGAGATTGATGATTTTAGCAATCGAATACTGTATCCCATAGTAGGAGCAGCTTGGGGTATTCCTATCTCCGAAGCCAAGAAATTTTGCGCATTTTATGCAATGAATTATTTAGCCTTAAGTAAAGACTGGTATGACGCACCAAGGGGTCTAAGTAGTTATATGGAGGCCATGAAAACCCAATGTAACAATCTAGATATGCGTCTCAACACAGAGGTTACCAAGCTAATCGCCATTACTGACTCAAAAAGTATTAAATATCAAGCCATGCTTCGTGATGGCACGCTAATGAAGACCAAGAAAGGCGAGCCGATGTTATTTGATGATGTGGTCATTTCTACTCCTGCGTACGCAACAGCAGCGATATTACCTGATGATATAGATGCTCAAGACATGCAAGACCTTAAAAAGGCTCTTAAAAACGTTCGCTATTACGATACAACGCTGGCTTTTCATCTAGATTCTCTTTACGCCCCTCCGCGCGGTACTGTGGTTCATACACGCGTTGAAGGAGACTTGGCAGCCAATACAGCGCAAAAAGACTGGAAAGCAAAAAATGGAGCGACTCCAGTGAAAAAAACATGGGTATTACCTGGACAACCAATGCCCAATAATATTCTTAAAACAGAACACTATAAACATCCTTTTATGGATAAAAATTATTTTATAGCACAGCAAAAACTCCATACGATGCAAAAAAAATATGGACTCTACTTTGGAGGAATTTTAGGCTGGAAAGGTGATTCCCATGAAGATGCAACCATTGCAGCACTTCAAGCAGCACGCTCCATACACCTAAAACATGATCGAGCCCCAGCTGCGAATTGGCGTTTACAAAATTTCCTTGATGAAAACAGTTATGTTATTGAGCGAAATAACCAACTCAGTGTCGATGAAGTCAATAAGAGAACGTGTACGCTGTTCTAA
- a CDS encoding glycoside hydrolase family 15 protein — translation MLKRIFFLLICFVSQAMSSVFSTEDIQKLRQNFFANIQSNGAIIAAPSKQNPNYYYDWVRDSAIAMNLIETWYESSHAFGYKERLYNYVSWTQRLQHQDDPLPGQDILGEPKFYIDGYPFDGPWGRPQNDGPALRASVLIHFAEELLDDNEIEYVKTNLYNNNLDPYSMGVIKMDLEYTAHHWADKNFDLWEEVLGDHFFTAMVQQKALREGAVLARRLNDDNAAVYYEQQAEMINARLMQHLDRDHKTIQATLLPHPGPQKTLELDSSVILGILFNSHEGDALSPSSIYVQNTVHALYEQFDSMFPINKNHSGEILFGRYPGDTYDGYQTNGIGNPWFILTATMAEYYYTLADSLPLNKKNESQIAKHIQVGDNYLKLIKKYAPKMKLSEQINLNTGIQQGAPSLTWSYVAVLRAIELRDKLTSKIKITS, via the coding sequence ATGTTGAAAAGGATCTTTTTTTTATTAATTTGTTTTGTTTCTCAAGCAATGAGTTCTGTATTTAGTACAGAGGATATCCAAAAGCTGAGACAGAATTTTTTTGCAAATATTCAATCTAATGGAGCAATAATCGCCGCCCCCTCAAAACAAAATCCAAACTACTATTATGATTGGGTTCGTGATTCGGCAATTGCTATGAATTTAATTGAAACATGGTATGAATCCTCACATGCCTTCGGTTATAAAGAGCGCTTATATAACTATGTTTCCTGGACCCAAAGACTTCAACATCAGGATGATCCATTACCAGGACAAGATATATTGGGAGAACCTAAGTTTTATATTGATGGCTATCCCTTTGATGGCCCCTGGGGCAGACCACAAAATGACGGACCGGCTTTAAGAGCTTCGGTTTTAATTCATTTTGCCGAGGAGCTGTTAGATGATAATGAAATAGAATATGTAAAAACCAATCTTTATAATAATAACTTGGACCCCTATTCTATGGGCGTCATTAAAATGGATTTGGAATACACCGCTCATCACTGGGCTGACAAAAATTTTGATCTTTGGGAAGAAGTGCTAGGAGATCATTTTTTTACGGCTATGGTACAACAAAAAGCACTCCGTGAAGGAGCGGTTCTTGCTCGCCGTCTCAATGATGATAACGCGGCCGTTTACTATGAACAGCAAGCGGAGATGATAAATGCCCGTCTGATGCAGCATTTAGATCGGGATCATAAAACCATTCAAGCAACGCTCTTACCCCATCCAGGACCACAAAAAACTTTAGAACTTGATTCATCTGTAATTTTGGGCATTTTATTTAACTCACATGAAGGAGATGCTTTATCTCCCAGTAGCATTTATGTACAAAACACCGTTCATGCTTTATATGAGCAGTTTGATTCAATGTTTCCTATTAATAAGAATCATTCAGGTGAAATTTTATTCGGTCGTTATCCTGGTGATACCTACGATGGATATCAAACTAATGGTATAGGAAATCCATGGTTTATATTAACAGCGACTATGGCTGAATATTATTATACGCTTGCCGATAGCTTGCCCTTAAATAAAAAAAATGAATCACAAATAGCGAAACACATTCAGGTTGGCGATAATTATCTGAAACTTATAAAAAAATATGCCCCCAAGATGAAGTTAAGTGAACAAATTAATTTAAATACTGGGATCCAACAAGGAGCTCCTTCACTTACCTGGAGCTATGTGGCCGTTTTACGTGCTATTGAGTTAAGAGATAAACTCACAAGCAAAATTAAAATAACTTCTTAA
- a CDS encoding sugar porter family MFS transporter: MTWVVAIIGSVAGFLFGYDEGIIAGSLELVKNHFELNATHIGIMASALPFGALFGSMLIGAITASKGVKRFGRRTLLSFAGMLFFLGALGAGFADSITVLIISRLVLGLAIGMASVMAPLYLAETATYETRGAVVAIYQLAMTVGIVCSYSVNYLLLENHDWRAMFASSAFPALVLSIGILLMPESPRWLCSVGRRDAASKALKKLRNSHSIEQELTDIEMTLANEPKKGNWLLLFQNPLLPVLMLGTMLFCLQQLSGINVVIYFAPEIFKNLGMNSTTGQILATIGIGLVNLLVTIIAMLSVDKIGRRKLLLFGFSGMFISLLALCVFSLNQVAWLSYLSVACLILYIFSFAVSVGPIPHIAMAEIFPLHVRGAGMGFSAMSNWTFNTVVIFSFPILEKMMGIEYTFALYAVICLLGLIYTYFYMPETKNMSLEQIENYIISGKPLRLLGRKESVSTEDVGKKEPSYAASA, encoded by the coding sequence ATGACATGGGTTGTTGCAATTATTGGTTCGGTCGCAGGTTTTTTGTTCGGTTACGATGAAGGAATCATTGCGGGCTCTTTAGAGTTAGTCAAAAATCATTTTGAATTAAATGCAACGCATATTGGCATAATGGCCTCGGCTTTACCCTTTGGTGCTTTATTTGGCTCTATGCTGATTGGTGCAATTACTGCATCAAAAGGAGTAAAACGTTTTGGGCGCCGCACGTTGTTATCTTTTGCAGGCATGTTGTTCTTTTTAGGAGCATTAGGTGCTGGATTCGCTGACTCCATTACAGTGCTCATTATCTCTCGACTGGTGCTGGGTTTGGCAATTGGGATGGCCTCGGTAATGGCACCCTTGTATCTGGCTGAAACTGCAACCTATGAAACAAGAGGTGCAGTAGTTGCTATTTATCAATTAGCAATGACCGTGGGAATTGTTTGCTCTTATTCAGTCAATTACCTGCTGTTGGAAAATCATGATTGGCGCGCTATGTTTGCTTCAAGTGCTTTCCCCGCTCTGGTTTTAAGTATTGGCATTTTACTTATGCCCGAATCTCCAAGATGGCTGTGTAGTGTTGGGCGACGTGATGCAGCATCTAAGGCCTTAAAAAAATTACGTAACAGTCATTCTATCGAGCAGGAGTTAACCGATATTGAAATGACCTTAGCTAATGAACCGAAAAAAGGAAATTGGTTGCTGCTATTTCAAAATCCTCTATTACCTGTTTTGATGCTGGGTACCATGTTGTTTTGTTTGCAACAATTAAGTGGGATCAATGTGGTGATTTATTTTGCACCTGAGATTTTTAAAAATTTAGGTATGAACAGTACTACCGGACAAATATTGGCGACCATAGGGATTGGTTTGGTTAATTTATTGGTGACAATCATTGCGATGCTTAGTGTCGATAAAATCGGTCGTCGTAAACTTCTGTTGTTTGGTTTTTCCGGCATGTTCATCAGTCTGCTGGCTTTATGTGTATTTTCTTTAAATCAAGTCGCTTGGCTTTCTTATTTGTCCGTTGCGTGTCTCATTCTCTATATTTTTTCTTTTGCAGTGAGTGTAGGGCCAATACCACATATTGCGATGGCTGAAATCTTTCCCTTGCACGTACGAGGTGCTGGAATGGGTTTCTCAGCGATGAGCAACTGGACTTTTAATACAGTTGTCATTTTTAGTTTCCCTATTTTGGAAAAAATGATGGGTATTGAATATACCTTTGCTTTGTATGCGGTGATTTGTCTTTTGGGGCTTATCTATACATACTTTTATATGCCTGAGACAAAAAATATGAGCTTGGAACAAATTGAGAATTACATTATTTCAGGTAAGCCATTACGTTTATTAGGTCGTAAAGAGTCAGTTTCTACTGAAGATGTCGGTAAAAAAGAACCCTCTTATGCAGCATCTGCTTAA
- a CDS encoding bifunctional 4-hydroxy-2-oxoglutarate aldolase/2-dehydro-3-deoxy-phosphogluconate aldolase has protein sequence MSFPNWMVQPEIVFCASPVIPVVVIKEIEHAVPLATALFSGGIQVLEVTLRTPIALDAIKVLTETFPDALIGAGTVTTPEQLEQVANLGAKFALSPGKTQELLAAGCHSTIPFIPGISSVSELMEGLVMGYTHFKFFPATAAGGVNMLRAMQGPFPQAKFCPTGGINEVNFVDFLALSNVSCVGGSWLVPEEAIKKGNWSSITELALAARQSVRGWD, from the coding sequence ATGTCGTTTCCAAATTGGATGGTGCAACCGGAAATTGTATTCTGTGCATCACCTGTAATCCCAGTTGTTGTAATTAAAGAAATAGAACATGCGGTGCCTTTGGCCACAGCGTTATTTTCTGGCGGTATTCAGGTTCTTGAGGTGACACTAAGAACACCGATCGCCTTGGATGCGATTAAGGTACTCACCGAAACTTTCCCAGATGCTTTAATTGGTGCCGGTACTGTAACTACTCCAGAACAATTAGAACAAGTAGCGAATTTAGGTGCAAAATTTGCACTAAGTCCTGGAAAAACCCAAGAACTATTAGCTGCTGGATGTCATTCTACTATTCCTTTCATTCCAGGTATATCCAGTGTTTCCGAATTGATGGAAGGCCTTGTTATGGGATATACGCATTTTAAATTTTTCCCTGCGACAGCTGCTGGAGGAGTCAATATGTTGCGTGCGATGCAAGGTCCATTTCCACAAGCAAAATTTTGCCCAACTGGCGGCATTAATGAAGTTAATTTTGTCGACTTCTTAGCTCTATCCAATGTTTCTTGTGTTGGAGGCTCTTGGTTAGTACCTGAAGAAGCAATTAAAAAAGGCAACTGGTCATCAATTACTGAGTTAGCCTTAGCTGCCCGTCAAAGTGTTAGAGGATGGGATTAG
- the glk gene encoding glucokinase — protein sequence MRVDDLKSYAIVADIGGTFARFSRVNLENLVMDKIEIYSCAAFTSLESVLLAYKEQHQLEEINQVVLAIACPVLDDVLCMTNTHWTFSISELKHKLNLKELNVLNDFNAIAMSLPVLSDQQIIQIGRGSANPNGARAVLGPGTGLGVAFLVPGREGYLAHAGEGGHISWGAKTEQEWFIYCHLKKKYDHVSYERLLSGQGLENLYQALTALHQKEKPPIPASEIITLALTQQCTIAEAAVAQFFAILGAYAGDLALIVAAFGGIYIAGGIVPRLISLLSGSDFRARFEEKGRFSEFNAKIPTYVITAEQPGILGAAVYLKQSLAR from the coding sequence ATGAGAGTTGATGATTTAAAGTCTTATGCGATTGTTGCCGATATTGGAGGAACTTTTGCACGTTTTAGCCGTGTCAATTTAGAAAACTTGGTCATGGATAAAATTGAAATTTATTCATGCGCTGCGTTCACCAGTCTTGAATCGGTATTATTGGCCTATAAAGAACAGCATCAATTGGAAGAAATTAATCAAGTTGTTCTTGCTATTGCTTGTCCGGTACTTGATGATGTGCTCTGTATGACCAATACACATTGGACTTTTTCAATCAGCGAATTAAAACACAAGTTAAATCTGAAAGAACTGAACGTTTTGAATGATTTTAATGCGATTGCAATGAGCTTGCCTGTTTTATCGGATCAGCAAATCATACAGATAGGAAGAGGCAGTGCAAACCCCAATGGAGCAAGGGCGGTATTAGGCCCTGGAACAGGACTCGGAGTCGCTTTCCTTGTTCCTGGTCGAGAGGGATATTTAGCTCATGCGGGAGAAGGTGGACACATCAGCTGGGGAGCCAAAACGGAACAGGAGTGGTTTATTTATTGTCATCTGAAAAAAAAGTACGATCATGTCTCTTATGAGCGCTTATTGTCAGGTCAAGGTTTGGAAAATTTATATCAAGCATTGACGGCATTGCACCAAAAAGAGAAACCTCCTATTCCTGCATCTGAGATTATTACTTTGGCTTTAACACAACAATGTACTATTGCAGAAGCAGCTGTCGCACAGTTTTTCGCAATTCTCGGTGCTTATGCGGGGGACTTAGCGCTAATTGTTGCCGCTTTTGGTGGTATTTATATTGCTGGTGGTATTGTGCCACGTTTAATTTCCCTGTTGTCTGGCAGTGATTTCAGAGCGCGTTTTGAAGAAAAAGGGCGTTTTAGTGAGTTTAATGCGAAAATTCCGACCTATGTAATTACTGCCGAGCAGCCAGGAATTTTAGGCGCAGCAGTTTATTTAAAACAATCGTTGGCTCGATAG